The DNA region tttgaaaatatcgtTTTGCTTTGAAAAATAAGCCTTCGTATTATACGTTGCAGAAAAGAAATCATGGACTCGGACAGATTagtcacacatacaaaaaaagtaaaattacagcttttctgtggaaaaaaatgtcatttagaTAGACACAGAGCAGGAGCTTGCTGAAGGACAGGAACAGGAGCTCTCTAAAGGACACAGAAAGAtgtcaatgggaaaagaattaaaTCAAGGCATGAAATTTTGGGTTTTAGAATGAAGATTAATGGAGACAAATAGGTACCAAGAAGCTTCACCAGTTAGGAGGTTAATCTGAAGTAGTGAAAAGTCTGTATCATACAgtatctttaaaaacatttttattactttcaagTTTAATACAGTAATCTGCCAAGTACAAGTGCTTCGGCTTCCTTTAATGAATAGATACGTAACTTACATTTAAGGGGAGTGGATACTTCCAAAGTGCTTAAGTAAAAATTCATTCTCTTCAATAGTTTGAACTGTCTCCTCTTAATCTTGTCTAGAATACCTGATCTGAGGTTTTACTTTATTCCTTACATTCTAAGAGACTGCCTTTTAAAGCACCATTTTCCATTTGGCATTTCACCAAGGTCTATGTCCTTGGAATTAGTTTCTTTATTGCTTCTTGTTATCAACAGGTGTTTACCTGAATTAAACTGCATTTGGTTTGATGGCTTCTTGACTCTAAATTGGCACAATTACACCCCACTCTGTATGGTATCAGTATCATGTGTTGAAAAGTAGTTGACTATCACCTTGAGGCAAATCAGGGGTCAACTCTTGCCAAGAGTACTAgcacttgaatttttaaaaatcctgaaccATTTACACTGTTCTTGATGTAAAAGTAGCTAGGTCAAGTACGGCAGCTGAGTAGTAACTGTACTGCTTAGCACATCTCTGTAGGTTTCCACTAAGTGAGCATTATCCACGTAAGTAATGGCTTGTCTTGTTTTactagaaaacatgaaaaatggtTTGCGTTCATATTTTTCCCGGCCATTTAAAATTGTCAACTAATTATGACTAATGGATACTCAAACTATTTTCAGTTATGAGTCGATAACCACTTGACCTCAAAGGCAGCATGGGGAGTAGATGAAATTGTCAATTTTTAATGAAGAGTCTTTGTGGGGAGAGATCCATTTGGATAAACTGGTCAATTGTCTTTGTCAATCTGTTCAAGTTATTTGGAGCTGGGTGTGATCTTGTTCTCATATTTGAAAGTGATACTTTTAGGTCACCAGGGTAAGTTTAGTTAGTTCTCTCCTTCATGATCAGTGAGGTATTGATCTTTTTTCTCATAAGGGTCATAAATTTGCAAAACTGTTGTGAAACTGAGCAAAAGGCCTGCATGGGATAAAATCACTCACCACTGATGCCACCGGTATTTCTCGACAGTTATGGCTtttgaagtattaaaaaaaaattcagtaaacaAAGTGAAAATTCAATTCCTCTGCTTACAGCAAACATTTAAGGAGCACCTGTTACAGTTTGATAACATTCTTGATGCTGTGAGCTTTATAGACTTTTTTTTGACTCCTCAGAAAAGACTGAAGTGAAAATTATGTGCCAGATTCTCCTGTAAATATTCCCAGTATGCAAGCCAGCAATCATGGCTCCCTCGTGGAAACGGTTATATGAAATTAGACTTCTGGATTTAAAGAGCTAGTAGAGGCTGCTAAATTAAACAAAGGGACAAACCTTCAAAAATGGCTCAAATGGCTCACCAACACACTCTTCTATTTTCCATTCCCTTTAACACTGAGGTAAGTCTAGTCCTGGATTGACTAAGGTGGGTTAGGTTTAATCTAAGTATTTAAAAAGCTATTCTTGGAAATGATTAGTAAAATTAATTTATCTAGTACCTCAAGTATCCTAAGAGATTAAATTTATGAAGCAGACCAAAGTTAACTTAAGACTTTCTACACCCTGGCTACTGTAGCTGTAACTGCAAACCATACGTTACCTATGAAATTTATTTACCtctgtatatattatttatttacctttaaaaCAATCagctcttaaagaaaaaaatgatggaaACATATAAAAACCATTGTAATTGTGTTCAAACAGATCCCTACTCTGTTATGAAGAGAACTGAAGCTTCTAGGTGGCACCTAGCAAATattttactagaaaaaaaaaaatcaaaagttggGCAATGAGACTCAaataacttaatttaaaaagcagcatctttttcttaaaaaacaaaaaaaacacccccAAAACCTTTACCACCCTGAATTACAAACTCAAGGCAAGCAGCTTAGTACACCAACAAGGACCAGTGTGATAAATTCTCCTTCATACCACATGTTGTCATCAGTCTCAAATAGGTAAAAGGCACACAACCAATGTAATTCTTTAGTTGCATTTTAAGGCTTTTTCCCCCTAGGAGTAAACTTTCACTAATTAAAATTATGTTCTCTAAACCCTCCCTTTGAAAGGATCTGCTATATTGATCCTTTAGGTCACCTGCCTTTATATTACtacatttcaaataaaatgaagataatagaaTTAGGGTCTTAGTAATCATAATGCTTTTAACTGGTGACAATAAGGAAGAAACCTATGGttaaatatcccagaaatttatttaatgtttgcTTGATACATTTTATATAGAAAGGTTAGGACTATTTGCTTTGGGTGCCCCTGGTAAATCTCATGGAGGCACTGAACTACAAAGGGGTGCCAATCTGGAGACATCAGAAATGGAAATCACACGCCCCATTTTATGACTGTTCTTAAAGATTTGTCTCTAGTGAAATCAGGCCACTCCCTTAAAAAATGCTCAAGGTGTCAGAGCTACTGTGTGAAAACAGCTGACATTTAGGAGGGCATTTCACGTTTTGGTCTGTTGGAACATTTAAATACTtcgaaataaaaaatattcagctTTGAAGTTTTCAATACTGGAAAACTTTCAAGTCTAGGGTTAACAGCCAGGAAGGCTGCTTTGTGTTCCTTAAACTGGACTCTGTTGCCCACAAAGTTAATCTTCGGCTTTGGCTTCCATTTCTTCCGCATCATCATCTCCATCCACTTCGGCATTTTCTCTCTCAAGCCTCTCCAGCTGCCTTGCAAGTTCAGTCTCATCTGTATCTGTGACCACTTTGGGCTGTGAAAGCAGAGGCACAATTTCAAAGTGAAGTAGTTAAACAGTACACAAATTCAATTTCAATACTATTACTGCCTGGTATTTTAACTCTTAAAAAAACACTTTGCTAACAACTCTGCCCTATCTGTTCACTTTTGAGTGCTGAAATATCACCAATAAATTCCATGagataaataatgaaagaaatttatGAGAGTAAGAcaatacaggaaaagaaaacatatatattaaaacctaatatattttctgtaatttctaACAAGCTAGAacggaaaatatatgaaaataattgcAGTGGCTGTATCTTTCAAATACACAAAAAGATGTCCTGTAAAAATGCATCTTCTGgcttcaaaataaattacttactaTTCCTTTCCACAGAAgaaattgttttgaaaattatatatgaaaattagtttttgttcttgttgagaTGAGGAAAGTATGAGACtattcttgtttttaattctgAAATCAAATTTTAAGCATTCTACATTAAATTCTGGCAATAACCAATCACTTATTTTCATtgtctatatttttttccttttgggggaTCAGTGACCACAGTCCTGAATAACCATCCCATGATAGTTCttatttacttataaaaaccctTTTAGAACTCTCTGAGTCAATGATTATTTTATGCTTAGGGGAGTTGTAATCTTAAACGTATctcatgttttaaaatgtctCCGATTAGATATTTTAGAATGCAAATCACTTAGATCATTTAAATTTCTTAAGAACTTTAGGAACAAGGCAAAAAACCCCAGTATTGACCTCACCTCCATTTGAACATTGAAGACGCCCCTCTTTTcctcaatcttttcttttataacaGCCATAGCTTGGTTGAGGACAGAGAGGCCTTCTGTTCTCTCCAGGGTGGTTGTAGTCATTACATACCGAGGAGGAGCTATTAGATTAATCTAAGGAAGACAAAATTAAATTATGAATGTACCTATACAACACACAACAGTGAGGATATTCAAGAATCGTTTTGCTTATCTGCTGCTTTaacaacaaatcaccccaaaacttacTCCCAATTCTGCAGCACAGCAATTTGGAGTAGTTTGTTAAAGTAGCCGAAGCTGATACTATGATCTAATCCAGTAGTATAAACAGGCTACTGCAATACCAAATATGAAGGATTATGACTTCTGGGTCTTTGGTGGCTAAACTAACTATAGCTATCATTAGCACAATGGATAATTTGTCTCTAAAATTCCTGTTTGGTTCCAAACTAAATTGGTAAAAGAAATTCTTCTATGAGATTCTGAATGACAACCATCCAGTTAATTTTATCGCTAATGAAAGATTCAACCAAACCTCCTGAAAGCTCTGTGTGAATATGAGAGAATAAGTTGCTCTTTTCAAGATTCTATGAGCATTATGGGCACAGTGACTCTTTACCGTAAAGGAGGTTTAGCATAGCTGGCCCCTTGGCACTAAATACCAACAGGAATCTCCATCCACTGTGACAGTAGCAGTAGCTACAACAAAAAGCCTACACATAATTGTAAACATCTCCTAGAAATATCATATCAAGAACCACTTTTCATAACATTTGTTATGAAACatgatcattaaaaaaatctggtTTGATTTGGTTTAGGTGATTTTGGTTTATCAGGGAGGGAAAAAACTGACTACTCACCTTGATGGGCATGGTTTCTGTAGAACAATTCAAACCTGCTCTCAGGGCTTCTTTTACAGCATCGATGCCTTCATAACCATAACAAGCCACTTCAAtatctaaaatcataaaaattcaaaagcttataccaaaaaaatgcaaattttttttAGAGGTTTAAAAGAAATCAGAGACATGACAAATACGCTAGTATTCAAATACATATGAAAGCTTTCATCATCCTTTCAATTAGAAATCAATCCCAGCCattaattttcataattaaaaatatcTGAATATGCACTGAAATTGTATCTTCTCATTCACATCAAGCCCCTGAATgatgaaactataaaaaaaacagagaaatttaACAAACACCTTGAATTGTGGCTATGTCTGGGTTAAAAGTCATGATTTCAAcccctctgtgcttcagttccttatttgtaaaatggagataaggaGGAGTGTGATGAAGACTGAATGAAACAATAACCACAAATTGTTTAGAACAGTTTAAAAACTGCATAccctctgacccagcaattctacttttaagaatctgccttactGAACACTTGTATAAATGGGTAAGTGTATGTGTATAAGGGTGTTAATTTGCAGTGTTTTTTtgtaatacagttgacccttgaacaatacagACTTGAACTGCATGGTCTGCTTACAAGTACAATTTTTCAACAGTAAACACTACAACACTAAACGAACCACGGTAGTTGAATCTTGGACTCGAAACCACAGACACGGAGGgctaagttatatgtggatttttgactgtgcagaGGGTGGGCGACCCTAACTCCCCCacgttgctcaagggtcaactgctgTAAAAAGACTGGCACAACCTAAACACTCATCAAGAGGAGACTGGCTTATATCAAGGTTTATCGttctatggaatattacttagctatTCAAAATGAGAAAGATCTCCGTGTTCTACATGGAAGGGCAGCCATGATACACCAAGTGGAAAAAGCTAGTTGAAGAAAATTTTGCATAGTATGACCCCATccttataaaaacataaaaatttacaTCTGAATATAAACAGCATACATTCCTATACACCATATGTGTATAGGAAAAATCTCTGCTGAAAGAATATATTGCAAACTAACATAACAGTGGTTAATCCAGAGGCCTGGGAGGATATTACTGGACTGTTGGAATTTTAAAGCATGCACTAAACAAAATAATCACCGCCCCCCCACACCCCAGAAAGCGGGCTAACTTAAGGTTAGCTGAACTCATTTACTTATgtcaatatatatgtattttataattcagtaaaagcaaagataacttaatttctttaacttttcttgttatgaaaaaagtttagaaaaaggCAGATGTTGATGTAGCAACATATTCTTTGGTGAGGCTCATTATGTAACAGCTTTTTTGGtacatgcaaaatattttaaacatcatttaaaaaatcatttacctGCTCGAATTTTGACAGCCTGTGGGGTCAAACGCCTATTAATATTGTTAATGAgtacttcccgttcatcttcattCAAATCTAAGCCATCCAAAATAGATGGGTctctgataattaaaaaaaaacaacacacacatacacaaaacaaaatgtCAAGGTTACTTTACTGATAATTAGGACAACAAACATAATACCACAGAATAATGTTTAAGAACACAGCCTTCAGTGTCAGAATTAgagttcaaatcctagcttcACAATTTAATCACTATGTGTTTTGGGGCCTTTCTAGACCTCAATTTCCAATTATGTAAAATGCGAATGAAAACAGTGTATCTCACTGGATTgtagtattaaatgagataatgcaagtAAAGCGCTTAGGCCTGTATGACAAATAGAAAACATCCAATTgattattattaaaagaaaaattttagagaTCTGGCTAAAGCAAGCAATTTAAAATGTCTCCTATACAGGCATACTTCGAAGATActgcgggttcagttccagaaTGCCACAATAAAGCATGTatagcaataaagtgagtcacacatttggtttctcagtgcatacacaagttatgtttacactatactgtagtctattaagtgtccaatagcattatgtctaaaaaaatgtatataacttaattttaaaatactttattgctaaaaaatggtaACTATCATCTGAGTCTTCAGGGAGATgtgatctttttgcaatagtaacatcagagATCACAGATCACGGTAACAAAATAATgacaaattttgaaatattacaaGAACTACCaaagtgtgacacagagacatggagTGAGCAAACGCTGTTGGAAAGCTGGCGCCAACAGACCTGCTTGATGAAgcattgccacaaaccttcaatttgtaaaaaaaaaaacacagtatatgcgaagtgcaataaaatgagttaTGCCTATACGTCACACATCCCACTATAATTAAGCATTTCCATGTAATTAGCAGTCCCTGCTTCAAGGagcttaaaaagaacaaaaacatggaaaaattttttgaaaaaaacaaacaaaagtgcatCCCTGGGGGTGAGGAGAGGAAGATATTAGTGGGGTCAGGAAGGGCTTCATGGGTGAAGTGGCATTTCATCTGACCCTCGTAAGTGCCACAAACAGGGACCAAGGTCTTAGTCACTGGCATGTTTGCTGAACgaatgaacaaatggaaaaaatgaaatgacgACTAAAAGAATGGTAGGATTTTAACGAGCTAAGGTAGAACTTAAAGTTTTAAGAAAGTTATGGTATAACTGAAAGACAAACCAACAGAGAATGAGGAAATGAGATAAACAGATGTTtcacagaagaaatacaaatggtcaataaacatatgaaatgcTGTTAACCTTACCAACAACcagcaaaatgcaaatcaaaacaagacACTACTGTACATCAATCAGtttggcaaaaaaacaaaaaaatctgagaTATATACCAAATGTTGATGAAGAGGGAATATAAATTGTAGAACCAATTTGGAGAGTACTTTGGCAAAACTAAGTAAATTTAAAGGTGCATATAATCAAtcctatgacccaacaattctattcctaggtatctatCTTAGAAATTCCCAAACGTTGTACAGAGAGACATGTACATGGACATTCATCATAGTAGTTTTGAAAAGTAGGGGGATAAAAGGGTGGAGGGGATTATGTAAAAATCTCTTTATAGAGGAACAAATAAAGCATATTCTCACAACAAAATACTATATAGAAATTAATATGAAGTAGGCATACATCTATCAATTTGGAGAAATTCTGGTCAATAATAGCATTACGAGTAAAAATGTAAAGTACAGAAAagtttgttacaatggtaaaataaatttatttttttgtttcaacaaattaaatatttaaacataaaaaagattCTATACATACTTTTCATAACCTAcccacacatgtatatgtatataaatgacaATGATACAAACTAATTTCAGAAGAGTGGTTACTACTGATAAGTGACCAGAATGGCTTGGGAGGAGTAAAATATCGTTTCCAACAATCTCAGAAattctatttaattatttaattaagaggaaaaaaaatgaagcacatGTGGCACAGAATTATCATGAGTTAAATCTGGACAGTTGCAACATGTCTGATGAAGCAAGAAAAGAATGTGAACGGTGATGAGTGAATGTTAATTCGTTAAGGTGAATGTTAATTTGTTAAGAATGTAACCTGTTATTTGTTAAGAATGCAGAGTGGTAACGGAGAAGGGGTGGAGGCAGAAGCTAGAGAGGTAAGTGGGGCTGATGATGACAGCAAACCAAGGTAAGACATGTACTGAGGAGTCCAGGATTGAAGTCAGGGAGGACAGAAATATAAAGCAGTGCTTGATGGTTAATAGCATAAGCTCTGTAGCATAACTACAATGCCTGTGTTTGAGGCTCTACCATTTggtagctgtgtgaacttggacaatttaatctctgtctcaatttcctcatctataagataggaataataataacacttataccacaggttgttgtgagaattatataaatgttaactgttattattattctcaccTTTCCCACaaggtgatattttaaaaaaaaaaagtcacatgagAGGAGAGGGTAAACTAGAAGGTATTTGGAGCCTCTGATGAGTAGGCCTGATGGAGGTTCTAACAGTTCTAAGCCCCACTTGGCCATTCTGAGGGCTGAGGAGACCAATAACCCTTGGCAGCACAAGGGCTGGGAAAGTAACAATGCAGTGGTGAGGCTGCTTGTGAGGTATTAACATCTACGAAGGACTGGGAGGTGCAGAAGTAGAGCAGTAAGTACAGAGAACTTAAGAAATCTGGTTGTCAAAAAGAGAGGACACAGTGCCTGCAACAGGAGAAAGTAGAGGGAACGTTGAAAAGTTTGTTTTTAGTATAAATGAGAGAAATCTGAGCATATTTTTATGCTGACGGAGCAAAACCAATAAAGAAAAAGGCTGAAGACCCAAGAGAGGGAATAGGAGATGGAAAGACATCCCTTAGGAATAGCTGGGCACAGGTGGTAAGATTACTTTGAGAGCAGGAAGGATCCGAATTCCAGCATGACAGGAGCACAGGAGGCAGTGACAGGTGGGATGGAGATAAGTTGGCTGAGAAAGTGGAAGGAAGTAGAGGTGATCCTGTTCAatggcttctgttttcttttttaggtagtGAGTGCACCAGGTGAGAGTGAGAGGAGAGGGACAGAGTGGGTATCAGAGGAAGAGTGTGGAGAAGTTCTAAAATAGCCAATCTAAGAATGAGAGGAAGAAGTGACCAGGAGCAAACAGAATGTGGGGCAGCAGTTAAGGCCCAGCTGAGGTTGGAGACCATGAATATGCAGTGGCACCAACCTGCAAGACTGTGGTTTTTCCTAGCAGCACCCAGCAGTCTACAAGTGCAGAGAAGGCAGGAACATCGCTCCAAGGCTGGATGTAACAGAAGGAAAAACAGGGCAAAACTCATGACACTGGCAAGAAAGTTGTTGAAATGATGGACCATGGTGTGTCTATGCTGAATAAGGAAGAGAAGGCAGGAAAGggtgaaaaagggagaaaaaaaaaaaggtttggaaTCAGAGCCTGATAATAATAAGAATTAAAACGACACAGAGTAGGACTAACTGTGGGAGCTGGAAGGACAGGAGGCTGTGGTGAAAGAACAGAATGTGTGAATTAAAGGTTTTGGAGACAGAGCAAATCCTGGTGACAGTAAGACCCAGGGTGAGGCCATATGGAAGACTAGCTAATGTGGCATGGGCTGAAGGTCTAAGGAACTGAGGTaaagaaaacaagttttaaaCAAAACATCTATGTTGGCCCTGAAGTCACCTAGgacaataacaaaattaaaactagGAGAGGAAAGTATGTAAGACAGTAGTGTGAGATGAAACCATATGGTTTACAAAACTACATAACTATGGTACATCAAATCATATAGGCTCGGCTTTATAGGATTGGTCCATATCATGGGCCTattatactaaaatatttttatctaaattTGGCAAGGACTTAATACATGAATGTTGTGCTATTAAATGTCAGGCTCTCAACTTGTGTGCTAGACCCAGCAGCTGTAGTATCAATGCAGAAGCAGAGCTAAGAAGGTGTTCTTACGAGACTGCGTGCTTAAATGCATCATAGGCACCGTATCCAGGTCTCTTGTACTTGTCATCAAAGACCCAAGCGGTCCTCTGGAACAGGCTTTCCAGCTGCTCGTCCTTGGTATATTCTAAGACCTCAGCAACATGACGAAGAATGCTGTAAACCTAGAAACAAAATGAAGAGCTCAACAATTCAAAGGTAAgagatctatattaaaaaaaaaaataggtatgtTTACATTTTAGTAGATAGCATATAAAAACAAACGTTTGGTTAATTTGACTACACTAATTCCTTAATAACAAAAGATCACCACACAACAAATTCTTTCTCCATAGAGAAATATTCGCTTTTCCATAATAATGAACTCAAGTGGGTATAACAAGTACAACTAGTATAGCATTTACAACCTAAGACCCAGATCAAGTCAATTCTGGGACAAACAAACCTCTCTGAATatatttcctcatctggaaaagggAGATCCTAGTATCTTTCCTTTTTACTGTAGCGAGTTCTTACACAGATCAAAATGtaagatattattattactactccATGAGAGCATGGAACCTAGATGgagattttattatttcttttgctcTGTTATCATTTAACAGTTATCCTTCAATCCTACCCACCTCCTACCCACtgctgccaaactcttttcctaATCTCCTGAACATAAAAGGgcttaaagaagagaaagagtaTAAAGAGGGCTTCATGTTAATTACACACAAAATCTGAGTGAGGAAAAGTACTAACATTGGCTATTTCATTTTATCGTCTTATTATCCTAATAAGATCTATTATGCTCATTTTACAATATCCTAGgggaacaaaacaaaatggaagtttcctagagcagtgcttctcaaatctgGACTTGGTGGGACTTGAAAGATTTAGGTAATGGTCTGATGGCTTTTAGATTTATACTTTCTTTTACTGGGGTTaagcaagattttaaaaatcttttcttcatGTAAACTTTTCTTGGCATTTTATCTTGAGGACAGAAACACACATGGCAGAGGAACAAAAGACACAAGAG from Eschrichtius robustus isolate mEscRob2 chromosome 1, mEscRob2.pri, whole genome shotgun sequence includes:
- the EIF2S1 gene encoding eukaryotic translation initiation factor 2 subunit 1, encoding MPGLSCRFYQHKFPEVEDVVMVNVRSIAEMGAYVSLLEYNNIEGMILLSELSRRRIRSINKLIRIGRNECVVVIRVDKEKGYIDLSKRRVSPEEAIKCEDKFTKSKTVYSILRHVAEVLEYTKDEQLESLFQRTAWVFDDKYKRPGYGAYDAFKHAVSDPSILDGLDLNEDEREVLINNINRRLTPQAVKIRADIEVACYGYEGIDAVKEALRAGLNCSTETMPIKINLIAPPRYVMTTTTLERTEGLSVLNQAMAVIKEKIEEKRGVFNVQMEPKVVTDTDETELARQLERLERENAEVDGDDDAEEMEAKAED